A window of the Equus asinus isolate D_3611 breed Donkey chromosome 20, EquAss-T2T_v2, whole genome shotgun sequence genome harbors these coding sequences:
- the LOC106843941 gene encoding olfactory receptor 5P76: MDALGDGNHTEVTGFILLGLTDDPILQVILFMIILCIYLVTISGNLGTIIIIRISSQLHHPMYVFLSHLAFADMGYSSSVTPNMLVNFLLGRNTISYLGCAIQLGSAVFFGSVECFLLAAMAYDRFVAICSPLLYSTKMSTQVYVQLLIVAYVGGFLNACSFTISFSSLVFCGPNQVNHFFCDFAPLFELSCSDVSISAVVPSFTSGSIIVLTVLVIAVSYIYILITILKMRSTEGRHRAFSTCASHLTVVTLYYGTITFIYVMPKSYYSTDQNKVVSVFYMVVIPMLNPLIYSLRSNEIKGALKKELARKICS; the protein is encoded by the coding sequence ATGGATGCCTTGGGGGATGGGAACCACACTGAAGTGACAGGGTTCATTTTATTGGGCTTAACTGATGACCCAATCCTTCAAGTCATTCTCTTCATGATCATCCTATGTATCTACTTGGTGACCATATCTGGCAATCTTGGTACAATCATTATTATCAGAATCTCTTCTCAGCTCCATCATCCCATGTATGTTTTTTTGAGCCACTTGGCTTTTGCTGACATGGGCTATTCATCTTCTGTCACACCAAATATGCTTGTAAACTTTCTGTTGGGAAGAAATACCATCTCCTATCTTGGATGTGCCATTCAGCTTGGTTCAGCGGTTTTCTTTGGGTCAGTGGAGTGCTTCCTTCTGGCTGCCATGGCATATGATCGCTTTGTAGCAATCTGCAGCCCACTGCTTTATTCCACCAAAATGTCCACACAAGTCTATGTCCAGTTACTCATAGTGGCTTATGTGGGTGGTTTTCTCAATGCTTGCtcttttactatttccttttcttctttagtcttttGTGGACCAAATCAAGTCAatcattttttctgtgattttgctCCTTTATTTGAACTCTCCTGTTCTGATGTCAGTATCTCTGCAGTTGTCCCCTCATTTACTTCTGGCTCCATCATTGTGCTCACAGTGCTTGTCATAGCCGTCTCCTACATCTacatcctcatcaccatcctgAAGATGCGCTCCACTGAGGGGCGCCACagggccttctccacctgtgcctcaCACCTCACAGTGGTCACTCTCTACTATGGGACCATCACATTCATTTATGTGATGCCCAAATCCTACTACTCAACTGACCAGAACAAGGTGGTGTCTGTGTTCTACATGGTGGTGATCCCCATGTtgaaccccctcatctacagCCTCAGGAGCAATGAGATTAAAGGAGCTCTGAAGAAAGAGCTTGCTAGAAAAATATGTTCTTAA
- the LOC106843916 gene encoding olfactory receptor 5P1-like, giving the protein MTEFIILGLTKDPILCVIFFVMFLGIYVVTLVGNISIISLIKSSSQLHTPMYLFLSHLAFVDIGCSTSVTPLMLIEFLGHEITIPLAGCEAQLCFVVTCGTAECFLLAAMAYDRYVAICSPLLYSTYMSPRICILLVGASYLGGSVNGWTFTSCLLSLSFCEQNQIDHFFCDFSPVLKLSCSDISIIQIIPSVSSGSILVVTVFVIGLTYIFILIAILKMRSAEGRHKAFSTCTSHLTAVTLYYGTLTFIYVMPKSSYSTDQNKVVSLFYTVVIPMLNPLIYSLRNRDVKEALRKATVRIYSQDPFLAFQVTYKGFVYQCHT; this is encoded by the coding sequence ATGACAGAGTTCATCATTTTGGGGTTAACAAAGGACCCTATactttgtgttattttctttgtgatgTTTCTAGGAATCTATGTTGTCACCTTAGTAGGCAATATAAGCATAATCTCTTTAATAAAAAGCTCTTCCCAGCTTCACACTCCCATGTACCTCTTCCTCAGCCATTTGGCTTTTGTGGACATCGGGTGTTCCACATCGGTCACACCTCTTATGCTTATAGAATTCCTTGGACATGAAATCACCATCCCTCTTGCTGGCTGTGAAGCTCAGCTCTGTTTTGTGGTCACATGTGGGACAGCCGAGTGCTTCCTGCTGGCTGCCATGGCCTATGATCGTTATGTGGCAATCTGCTCTCCCCTGCTCTACTCCACCTATATGTCGCCGAGAATCTGCATCCTCTTAGTGGGGGCTTCCTATCTAGGTGGGAGTGTGAATGGTTGGACATTTACTAGTTGTTTATTGAGTCTGTCTTTCTGTGAACAAAATCAAATAGatcactttttctgtgatttCTCCCCTGTATTGAAACTTTCCTGCTCAGATATCTCCATTATTCAAATTATCCCTTCCGTTTCTTCTGGCTCCATCCTCGTGGTTACAGTGTTTGTCATAGGTCTCACTTACATCTTCATCCTCATCGCCATCCTGAAGATGCGCTCTGCTGAAGGACGACacaaggccttctccacctgcaCATCCCACCTCACTGCAGTTACTCTCTATTATGGAACTCTAACCTTCATTTATGTCATGCCCAAGTCCAGCTACTCAACTGACCAGAACAAGGTGGTGTCTCTGTTCTACACAGTGGTGATCCCCATGTtgaaccccctcatctacagtctgaggaacagagacGTAAAGGAGGCTCTGAGAAAGGCAACTGTCAGAATATATTCTCAGGATCCGTTCTTAGCATTTCAGGTGACCTATAAAGGCTTTGTTTACCAATGTCACACTTAG